A stretch of the Lineus longissimus chromosome 12, tnLinLong1.2, whole genome shotgun sequence genome encodes the following:
- the LOC135496747 gene encoding uncharacterized protein LOC135496747 isoform X1: MILTMGMYFRHRRCGFWMCLVTLLMLSRLGSGYTTNDILENASRPAKVKAFVACRKECIQRCDTLVYRFERNQYHCHKCLDECMRLFLKQAQSVGVEFGNTGEDRIEFKRDKTAKHRLDHILDGKNSYSCRHGF; the protein is encoded by the exons atgattttgacaATGGGGATGTATTTCAGACATCGGCGATGTGGCTTCTGGATGTGTTTGGTGACGCTGCTGATGCTGTCGCGATTAGGATCAGGATACACCACTAATGATATTTTAGAGAATGCATCGAGGCCAG CAAAAGTCAAAGCGTTCGTAGCCTGTCGCAAGGAGTGTATCCAGCGATGTGACACGCTGGTCTACCGATTTGAAAGGAACCAGTACCACTGCCACAAATGCCTTGATGAATGCATGCGACTCTTCCTGAAGCAGGCACAGAGTGTCGGGGTGGAGTTTGGAAATACAG gtgaGGATCGGATAGAATTCAAACGAGACAAAACGGCCAAGCATAGATTAGATCACATTTTGGACGGAAAGAACAGTTACTCCTGTCGCCATGGTTTCTGA
- the LOC135496747 gene encoding uncharacterized protein LOC135496747 isoform X2: protein MILTMGMYFRHRRCGFWMCLVTLLMLSRLGSGYTTNDILENASRPAKVKAFVACRKECIQRCDTLVYRFERNQYHCHKCLDECMRLFLKQAQSVGVEFGNTGGDKKKRKRKVKRIAKNDTL, encoded by the exons atgattttgacaATGGGGATGTATTTCAGACATCGGCGATGTGGCTTCTGGATGTGTTTGGTGACGCTGCTGATGCTGTCGCGATTAGGATCAGGATACACCACTAATGATATTTTAGAGAATGCATCGAGGCCAG CAAAAGTCAAAGCGTTCGTAGCCTGTCGCAAGGAGTGTATCCAGCGATGTGACACGCTGGTCTACCGATTTGAAAGGAACCAGTACCACTGCCACAAATGCCTTGATGAATGCATGCGACTCTTCCTGAAGCAGGCACAGAGTGTCGGGGTGGAGTTTGGAAATACAG GTGGCgacaagaagaagaggaagagaaaAGTCAAACGCATCGCTAAGAATGACACGTTGTGA
- the LOC135496746 gene encoding ubiquitin carboxyl-terminal hydrolase 48-like, giving the protein MPPKSSKGPSKANVEKLAWKWAETTDPADIQEEHVQLAYRLNLKRCDHTGQRRNCKGNPMCLIGLGEKEWLGEIADENWHDIEDPETERRQKNLFVGLKNLGATCYVNSLLQVWFHNPIFRAAIYQYEEEPSKSDKDSSSDPQTICGHLQLVFALLEKSMRRYIDPTPFINSLGLDTMQQQDAQEFSKLFISLLEDMLSSQMNPLVRSIVQELFSGEYAYVTRCTKCGNVSKRPSKFYELDLNIKGHKDLHQCLEEFLKEEKLEGDNQYMCHVCQSKQNAGRKIALTHLPRVLNLQLLRFVFDRNTGHKKKLNTCIQFPEEIDMSQYLDHDVENAEPYKYELKAVLIHRGPTAYSGHYIAHIKDKKNAAWYKFNDEEVEKMKGNNLQLGNEEEIEVNPDNAAKPSKKPRLMKGTHASKNAYMLVYYKKADELGQSTDAIGYDIPVSVQEHVAKDNVSFEEWCKEMVEMRDRNVATGKAKQEEIKTMYHLIQLTKDCDYEWLSTEWLSKWLTDVDNVKKIENTALLCVHKKLNPDIVTKFKCVNTRGADLLYCKYDGGPRLTSDMLCLDCVRERCRSIRLKTKTTEDSLFISAALKNFTPEGTCYWVGKESLRSWKKMALEQLNSDESLTNGLTQETAEYGSASQNTANRNKDSGIKEEGESLTAKDSSDAPRCVGVQSHHISSLACEADDTTSEVKGCGACDITSEVNGHDSKSSTLKSVIETTLEELSVSADVRSSGGISQGEKGSSSNDGDHSVGVERSQKPIKDSEVDDLSDSVGLPCTSTDQKTSKDSEKRSGDKRTSQDGGEKTSQVANGNEEEEAEDESFAFNEDLLCEEHGKLCTQTAERRLVSEEVWKRLKSYFPDAPEYLETSNPCEDCTAKALEEARAKEDSKTFAAEQKQSLPDLYHGKVRPKLYTSQTELYVVNNIFLESWRKFIRNPGRGDRITDLNNCVLLCDHDKLTFQPETLNACDASEDNAVTLLTPIEWEILQRYVVVDETVTVLPVKQEDNSTILITNPDVCDDCIAMRLSAADFERMDYKNAKIYVQRLSPGSDFAPSGNGDGSNSGNSSDREDPEFSESGPKKRKRLSGEDGQPPVPEEVIPAKVTRCNNASIRRSSRHRKVRGEKVVTVDSSHTLRDLKLQLMKLFSVAPFDQHLVLNGKKLMDQSATLASLGVLPESVLKLKVDEPMDGAYLIEEIPSSAPEEGFKGTGLLAGR; this is encoded by the exons ATGCCTCCTAAATCTTCAAAAGGTCCATCAAAAGCTAATGTTGAAAAGTTGGCCTGGAAATGGGCTGAGACGACTGACCCAGCTGACATCCAGGAAGAGCACGTCCAGCTGGCATATCGTCTCAACCTGAAGCGGTGTGACCACACTGGACAGCGCCGCAACTGTAAGGGCAATCCTATGTGCTTGATTGGCTTAGGAGAGAAGGAATGGCTTGGAGAGATCGCTGATGAGAACTGGCACGACATCGAAGATCCAGAGACAGAGAGGAGACAAAAG AATTTGTTTGTTGGTCTAAAGAACCTCGGTGCCACCTGTTACGTCAACTCGCTCCTCCAAGTCTGGTTCCACAACCCCATATTCCGTGCAGCAATCTATCAGTATGAAGAAGAGCCATCAAAGTCAGATAAAGACTCGTCATCTGACCCACAAACTATCTGCGGCCACTTACAACTAGTCTTCGCCTTGCTCGAGAAGAGTATGCGTCGATACATTGACCCGACACCGTTCATCAACTCACTTGGTCTGGACACGATGCAGCAGCAGGACGCCCAGGAGTTCAGCAAGCTCTTCATCTCACTCTTAGAAGACATGTTATCCTCTCAGATGAATCCTCTCGTCCGGAGCATTGTGCAGGAGTTGTTTTCTGGAGAATATGCCTATGTTACAAG ATGCACCAAATGTGGAAACGTCTCCAAGCGTCCTTCAAAATTCTATGAGCTTGACTTGAACATCAAAGGTCACAAAGACCTTCATCAGTGTTTAGAAGAGTTCCTGAAG gaagagaagttggagggcgacaaCCAATATATGTGTCATGTGTGCCAGTCAAAGCAGAATGCTGGAAGGAAGATAGCGTTGACTCATCTCCCAAGAGTACTTAATCTACAACTACTCAGATTTGTATTTGATAGAAATACGGGCCACAAGAAAAAGTTAAACACGTGCATTCAGTTTCCCGAGGAGATTGATATGAGTCAGTATTTGGACCATGACGTTG AAAATGCCGAGCCGTACAAATACGAACTGAAAGCCGTTCTAATCCACCGTGGTCCAACAGCTTACAGTGGCCATTACATCGCCCATATCAAGGACAAGAAGAATGCAGCCTGGTACAAGTTCAATGATGAGGAAGTTGAGAAGATGAAGGGCAATAATCTTCAGCTTGGCAATGAAGAGGAGATAGAGGTGAACCCAG ACAATGCCGCCAAGCCCAGCAAGAAGCCCCGCTTGATGAAGGGCACACATGCCTCCAAGAACGCCTACATGTTGGTCTACTACAAGAAAGCAGATGAACTAGGCCAGTCTACAGACGCCATTGGCTATGATATCCCAGTATCAGTCCAGGAGCATGTCGCCAAGGATAATGTCAGCTTTGAGGAGTGGTGCAAAGAAATGGTGGAGATGAGG GACAGGAATGTAGCTACTGGTAAAGCAAAGCAGGAAGAAATCAAGACCATGTATCACCTGATACAGCTCACAAAGG ATTGTGACTATGAGTGGCTGAGCACGGAGTGGTTGTCAAAATGGCTGACGGATGTTGACAAcgtgaagaaaattgaaaacacaGCATTGCTTTGTGTGCACAAGAAGCTGAACCCAGACATAGTCACCAAATTCAAGTGTGTCAACACAAGAGGG GCAGACCTTCTCTATTGCAAGTACGATGGTGGACCAAGGCTGACCAGTGATATGCTCTGCTTGGACTGCGTCAGAGAACGCTGTCGTAGTATTCGCCTCAAGACCAAGACGACTGAGGATAGTCTCTTCATCTCCGCGGCTCTCAAGAACTTCACTCCAGA AGGAACATGCTACTGGGTCGGGAAGGAATCGTTACGCAGCTGGAAAAAGATGGCGCTAGAACAGCTGAATTCTGACGAGTCGCTTACAAACGGCCTGACGCAGGAAACTGCCGAGTATGGCTCAGCATCACAGAACACAGCAAACCGTAACAAAGATTCTGGCATCAAAGAAGAGGGTGAGAGTTTGACGGCTAAGGACAGTTCTGATGCCCCTAGGTGTGTTGGTGTACAGTCTCACCACATTTCTTCTCTAGCATGCGAGGCAGATGACACAACATCAGAGGTCAAAGGTTGTGGAGCATGCGACATAACATCAGAGGTCAATGGTCATGATAGCAAATCATCAACATTGAAAAGTGTGATTGAAACGACTTTGGAAGAATTGTCTGTAAGTGCTGATGTGAGGTCTTCAGGTGGAATTAGTCAAGGAGAGAAAGGAAGTTCTTCCAACGATGGGGATCATTCTGTTGGTGTTGAAAGGTCCCAGAAACCGATCAAAGACTCTGAGGTAGATGACCTCTCAGACTCTGTTGGACTTCCTTGCACATCAACAGATCAGAAAACATCCAAAGATTCTGAAAAACGCTCTGGCGATAAACGCACTTCCCAAGATGGCGGCGAGAAGACGTCGCAGGTTGCCAATGGCAATGAGGAAGAAGAGGCGGAGGATGAGAGTTTTGCTTTCAATGAAGATCTCCTCTGTGAGGAGCATG GTAAGCTTTGTACTCAGACAGCCGAGCGTCGTCTGGTCTCTGAAGAAGTGTGGAAAAGATTGAAGTCTTACTTTCCTGATGCACCGGAGTATCTTGAGACGAGTAATCCTTGTGAGGATTGCACA GCTAAAGCTCTTGAAGAGGCGAGAGCCAAGGAAGACAGCAAGACCTTCGCTGCTGAACAGAAGCAGTCTCTTCCAGACCTCTATCATGGCAAAGTGAGGCCAAAACTCTACACTTCACAAACAGAACTGTATGTTGTCAACAACATATTCTTGGAATCTTGGAGAAAGTTTATAAG GAATCCAGGCCGCGGTGATCGGATCACCGACCTGAATAACTGTGTCTTACTCTGCGACCATGACAAACTAACATTCCAACCAGAGACGCTGAATGCCTGTGATGCCAGTGAAGACAATGC TGTAACACTGCTAACTCCCATTGAGTGGGAAATCTTGCAACGTTACGTGGTCGTGGATGAAACAGTGACGGTCTTACCTGTAAAACAAGAAGACAACTCGACAATACTCATAACAAACCCAGACGTCTGTGATGACTGTATAGCAATGCGCCTCAGCGCCGCAGACTTTGAGAGAATGGATTATAAAAACGCCAAAATATATGTGCAAAGACTTTCTCCTGGGTCGGACTTTGCACCATCGGGGAACGGTGATGGGAGTAATTCTGGGAACAGCTCTGATCGGGAGGATCCAGAATTTTCAGAG TCAGGACCAAAGAAGAGAAAGCGTCTATCTGGTGAAGATGGCCAACCTCCAGTTCCAGAGGAAGTCATTCCAGCCAAGGTCACACGATGCAATAATGCGTCTATTCGGCGAAGTTCTCGTCACCGCAAGGTCCGAGGGGAGAAAGTTGTGACTGTCGATTCTAGCCATACACTGAGAGACCTCAAGTTACAG TTGATGAAGCTCTTCTCAGTGGCACCATTCGACCAACACCTTGTGTTGAACGGGAAAAAGCTAATGGACCAGAGCGCTACGTTGGCGAGTCTTGGTGTTTTACCTGAATCTGTGCTCAAGTTGAAAGTGGACGAACCAATGGATGGTGCTTATCTTATCGAGGAGATTCCGTCATCTGCACCGGAGGAGGGATTCAAGGGCACTGGGTTACTAGCGGGCCGGTAG
- the LOC135496700 gene encoding trichohyalin-like encodes MAEESLERHIPEHPLPSEIQKMQKDDTVCKFCGVSYLIHHEMKLLEERVKAAEEELKYYKGAVEREVQLKEEVRRYQDAVEEYQKTLRMKEALISTLTSDSKVLDDEILDLKKTKQVLEDKLVEAIRDGEKYKLSHTSLVARLPDIQRLVTNQKAALVYIKSQVKDSDRFLQERSEQMNAVMSEFCQKQKQVQSMMEVQVSSLQAQNLSLQEKDEKIRQEREGEVEHMKHLKQVENEFKDLQQKYARLEKDLQASKDLVEKEISRRRMISIQADQYKEQLNSKTKETENILSAGRTNEKSLAQSIEILQDKLRNKETEWREVKAECLKLMRQTEEHKARGDEISRKVAMSQGEREELKESLIRSQDELMSLKAEREAMISAHQNRIEQLRESFKNKMAEAEKWPEKMEEMLRREREKHVQELQLLEEKLRENFVMEMQIEKQKHQQLIDRYAKEAKETENKLKSQLLSSVHHTHKAEVEDLQRLLKETRERAKTMEEQLRAEVESLKKIIRDLEERLGRVDLGSQEKVVALQLEGKEKDTEILNLKNELNIQEKKLADLKEEVGFLQDTVRSECEERFELTEALGLAREELLTLKKPAGGYQTPTHASRTSSVSSLSEQSRRGSLNGVVPPPHPPVAQSSQREPVNSTTMGFEGEPVASVSKNKFKGKSMNDSRKRIAAAVGRP; translated from the exons ATGGCAGAGGAGTCCCTAGAACGTCACATACCAGAGCATCCACTGCCATCAGAGATACAGAAGATGCAGAAAGATGACACTGTTTGTAAATTCTGTGGTGTCAGTTACCTCATCCATCATGAGATGAAGCTGCTGGAGGAGCGGGTGAAAGCTGCTGAGGAGGAGTTGAAGTATTATAAAG GTGCTGTAGAGAGGGAGGTCCAGTTGAAGGAGGAGGTGCGAAGATATCAGGACGCCGTGGAAGAGTATCAGAAAACACTACGGATGAAGGAGGCCTT AATATCGACATTGACGTCGGATAGTAAAGTATTAGATGATGAAATACTGGACTTGAAGAAAACCAAGCAGGTCCTTGAGGATAAACTAGTAGAAGCAATACGCGACGGCGAAAAATATAA gTTGTCGCACACCTCATTAGTCGCTAGACTGCCAGACATACAGCGTCTTGTTACCAATCAGAAAGCTGCCCTGGTCTACATCAAGTCACAAGTTAAAGATTCAGACCGATTTCTCCAAGAAAGAAGCGAACAGATGAATGCTGTGATGTCGGAGTTCTGTCAGAAACAAAAGCAGG TTCAATCGATGATGGAGGTGCAGGTGTCCTCCCTTCAAGCCCAGAACCTGTCTCTCCAAGAGAAAGACGAGAAAATCAGACAGGAACGAGAAGGGGAAGTTGAACACATGAAACATCTCAAGCAGGTGGAGAATGAGTTTAAGGATTTACAGCAGAAATATGCCCGGCTTGAGAAGGACTTGCAAG CCTCTAAAGATTTAGTGGAGAAAGAAATCTCAAGGAGGAGGATGATCAGTATCCAGGCGGATCAGTATAAAGAACAGCTCAA ttCCAAGACGAAGGAAACGGAGAACATTTTGTCAGCAGGAAGGACGAATGAGAAGAGTCTTGCTCAAAGCATTGAAAT CTTACAAGACAAACTTCGTAACAAAGAAACAGAGTGGAGAGAAGTGAAGGCAGAGTGTCTAAAGTTGATGAGACAGACAGAGGAGCACAAGGCCCGGGGAGACGAAATCAGCAGGAAAGTCGCCATGTCTCAAG GTGAAAGAGAGGAGTTAAAGGAGTCATTAATACGAAGTCAGGATGAGTTGATGTCACTAAAAGCTGAGCGTGAGGCCATGATCTCGGCTCATCAAAATCGTATTGAACAGCTGCGAGAGAGcttcaaaaacaagatggcagaGGCAGAGAAATGGCCAGAAAAG ATGGAGGAGATGCTACGACGAGAGCGGGAGAAACATGTTCAAGAACTACAGTTACTAGAGGAGAAACTGAGGGAAAACTTTGTTATG GAAATGCAGATTGAGAAACAGAAACACCAGCAGTTGATTGATCGGTATGCAAAGGAAGCCAAGGAAACAGAAAATAAG TTGAAATCACAGCTGCTGTCATCTGTGCACCACACGCACAAGGCTGAGGTGGAAGACTTGCAGAGGTTGCTGAAAGAAACGAGAGAAAGAGCCAAGACTATGGAGGAGCAGCTGAGAGCAGAGGTTGAAAGTCTCAAGAAGATCATTCGCGATTTGGAGGAAAGACTCG GTCGTGTTGATCTTGGTAGTCAGGAGAAGGTTGTCGCATTACAACTTGAAGGAAAGGAAAAAGACACTGAAATTCTTAATCTGAAAAACGAGTTAAACATTCAGGAAAAAAAGCTAGCTGACTTGAAAGAGGAGGTGGGATTTCTCCAGGACACTGTCCGTAGCGAATGTGAAGAACGCTTCGAGTTGACAGAAGCTCTAGGCTTAGCAAGAGAGGAACTTTTGACACTAAAGAAGCCAGCTGGGGGTTATCAGACCCCAACACACGCTTCCCGCACGTCTAGCGTGTCGTCATTATCAGAACAATCACGCAGGGGAAGTTTGAATGGTGTGGTGCCTCCACCACATCCACCTGTGGCACAGTCCTCACAACGAGAGCCTGTCAATTCAACAACCATGGGTTTTGAAGGAGAACCTGTTGCAAGTGTTTCTAAGAATAAATTTAAGGGGAAGAGTATGAATGATAGTCGGAAACGAATCGCGGCAGCTGTTGGTCGTCCATAG